One genomic segment of Pseudomonas fortuita includes these proteins:
- a CDS encoding amino acid ABC transporter ATP-binding protein encodes MISIKNVNKWYGDFQVLTDCSTEVKKGEVVVVCGPSGSGKSTLIKCVNALEPFQKGDIVVDGTSISDPKTNLPKLRSRVGMVFQHFELFPHLTITENLTIAQRKVLGRSEAEATQKGLALLDRVGLSAHAKKHPGQLSGGQQQRVAIARALAMDPVVMLFDEPTSALDPEMVSEVLDVMVQLAHEGMTMMCVTHEMGFARKVANRVIFMDKGSIIEDCTKEEFFGDQSARDQRTQHFLSKILQH; translated from the coding sequence ATGATTTCCATCAAGAACGTCAACAAGTGGTACGGCGACTTCCAGGTACTGACCGATTGCAGCACCGAGGTCAAGAAAGGTGAGGTGGTGGTAGTCTGCGGCCCGTCGGGCTCGGGCAAGTCCACCCTGATCAAGTGCGTCAACGCGCTGGAGCCGTTCCAGAAGGGCGACATCGTGGTCGACGGCACGTCGATCTCCGACCCGAAGACCAACCTGCCGAAGCTGCGTTCGCGGGTGGGCATGGTGTTCCAGCACTTCGAACTGTTCCCGCACCTGACCATCACCGAGAACCTGACCATTGCGCAGCGCAAGGTGCTGGGCCGCAGCGAGGCAGAAGCCACCCAAAAGGGCCTGGCCCTGCTCGACCGTGTAGGGCTCAGCGCCCACGCCAAGAAGCACCCCGGCCAACTCTCCGGCGGGCAGCAGCAACGCGTGGCCATCGCCCGCGCCTTGGCAATGGACCCGGTCGTCATGCTGTTCGACGAACCCACCTCGGCACTGGACCCGGAAATGGTCAGCGAGGTGCTGGACGTGATGGTGCAACTGGCCCACGAAGGCATGACCATGATGTGCGTGACCCACGAGATGGGCTTTGCCCGCAAGGTCGCCAACCGGGTCATCTTCATGGACAAGGGCAGCATCATCGAAGACTGCACCAAGGAAGAGTTCTTCGGCGATCAGAGTGCCCGCGACCAGCGCACCCAGCACTTCCTCAGCAAGATCCTGCAGCACTAA
- a CDS encoding sensor histidine kinase gives MKCDPSLLLPAKPAVNSRLIRQLLLPPLIILLMVGLGMAGYLISESNGIRTLSENGERQLELHARTVESEISKYTYLPSLLELEDSVSHLLTEPDGGSRQTVNEYLEGLNRRSRSRAIFVLDTNGRVQATSNWRDADSFLGEDLSFRAYFQTAVRGEPGRFYGIGSTTGEAGYYLAHGLEEHGKIIGVAVIKVRLDTLEERWQRARLEAFVSDENGIIILSSDPARRLKSVRPLTPQIKERLARSLQYYWWPLNELQPLARETLADGVEKLTFPANSETAHGKQHEVAYLAQTRRLADTPWHFTLLTPLQDLRRESMVQGVLVGVAFALLAILGIAWNERRKVIATRLAAREALEAANNQLERRIAERTADLRASNERLKGQIRERRHAEQTLRHAQDELVQAGKLAAIGQMSTSIAHELNQPLAALRTLSGNTVRFLERGALETASTNLRTMNDLIDRMGRITASLRSFARRSDDSGQASLAKAVEATLQVLANRISACHLQLHHQFEDQQLAIDQTRLEQILVNLIGNALDAMAAQPLPELWLEGELQGDKYRLQVRDNGHGIDAEARKHLFEPFFTTKPGEHGLGLGLTLSASLAAAAKGSLNVEHPATGGTAFVLALPLVTPPSEPAEQP, from the coding sequence ATGAAATGCGACCCCTCGCTACTGCTCCCTGCCAAGCCTGCCGTGAATTCCCGCCTGATCCGACAATTGCTGTTACCGCCACTGATCATTCTGCTGATGGTCGGCCTGGGAATGGCTGGCTACCTGATCAGCGAGAGCAACGGCATCCGCACCCTCAGCGAAAACGGCGAGCGCCAGCTGGAGCTGCACGCGCGTACGGTCGAAAGCGAAATCAGCAAATATACCTACCTGCCCAGCCTGCTCGAGCTGGAAGACAGCGTTTCACACCTGCTCACCGAGCCGGACGGCGGCTCGCGCCAAACGGTCAATGAATACCTTGAGGGGCTAAATCGGCGCAGCCGCAGCCGCGCCATCTTCGTCCTCGACACCAATGGCCGGGTACAGGCCACCAGCAACTGGCGCGACGCCGACTCGTTTCTCGGTGAAGACCTGTCGTTCCGCGCCTACTTTCAGACGGCTGTGCGCGGCGAACCCGGGCGTTTCTACGGCATCGGCAGTACCACGGGCGAAGCCGGCTATTACCTGGCCCATGGGCTTGAAGAACACGGCAAGATCATTGGCGTGGCGGTGATCAAGGTGCGTCTGGATACGCTCGAGGAGCGCTGGCAGCGTGCCCGCCTGGAGGCATTCGTCAGCGACGAGAACGGCATCATCATCCTCTCCAGTGACCCGGCCCGACGCCTGAAGTCGGTGCGCCCGCTGACCCCGCAAATCAAGGAGCGCCTGGCGCGCAGCCTGCAATACTACTGGTGGCCGCTCAACGAACTGCAGCCACTGGCCCGGGAAACCCTGGCCGATGGCGTGGAAAAGCTGACCTTTCCGGCCAACAGTGAAACCGCGCACGGCAAGCAGCACGAAGTCGCCTACCTGGCCCAGACCCGGCGCCTGGCCGATACACCCTGGCACTTCACCCTGCTGACCCCGCTGCAGGACCTGCGCCGCGAATCCATGGTGCAGGGCGTCCTGGTGGGCGTAGCCTTTGCCTTGCTGGCCATACTCGGCATCGCCTGGAACGAGCGGCGCAAGGTCATTGCCACCCGCCTGGCGGCCCGCGAAGCACTTGAGGCAGCCAACAACCAGCTGGAGCGACGCATTGCCGAACGCACGGCAGACCTGCGCGCCAGCAACGAACGCCTGAAAGGCCAGATTCGCGAGCGCAGGCATGCCGAGCAGACCCTGCGCCACGCCCAGGATGAGCTGGTGCAGGCTGGCAAGCTGGCCGCCATCGGGCAGATGTCCACCAGCATTGCCCATGAACTGAACCAGCCGCTGGCCGCGCTGCGCACGTTGTCTGGCAACACCGTGCGCTTCCTCGAACGCGGGGCGCTGGAAACGGCCAGTACCAACCTGCGTACCATGAACGACCTGATCGACCGCATGGGGCGCATCACCGCCAGCCTGCGCTCGTTCGCCCGGCGCAGTGACGACAGCGGCCAGGCCTCACTGGCCAAGGCGGTAGAGGCCACCTTGCAGGTGTTGGCCAACCGCATCAGCGCCTGCCATTTGCAGTTGCATCACCAGTTCGAGGACCAGCAACTGGCCATCGACCAGACCCGCCTGGAGCAGATTCTGGTCAACCTGATCGGCAACGCCCTCGATGCCATGGCCGCACAACCGTTGCCCGAGCTGTGGCTGGAAGGCGAGCTGCAGGGTGACAAGTACCGCTTGCAGGTGCGCGACAATGGCCACGGCATCGACGCTGAGGCGCGCAAGCACCTGTTCGAACCTTTCTTCACCACCAAACCGGGCGAACATGGCCTGGGCCTGGGTCTGACCCTGTCGGCGAGCCTTGCCGCCGCCGCCAAGGGCAGCCTCAATGTCGAGCACCCCGCCACTGGCGGCACGGCCTTCGTCCTGGCCCTGCCCCTGGTCACCCCTCCTAGCGAACCGGCAGAGCAACCATGA
- a CDS encoding sigma-54-dependent transcriptional regulator codes for MLGCQQALALEDIACEGVGSAEQALERIGDDFAGIVVSDIRLPGIDGLELLNRLKARDRSLPVVLITGHGDIDMAVGAMRNGAYDFMEKPFSPERLVDVVRRALEHRGLSREVVALRRQLAEQSSLEGRIIGRSPAMEHLRELIANVADTSANVLIEGETGTGKELVARCLHDFSRRQGQPFVALNCGGLPENLFESEIFGHEANAFTGAGKRRIGKIEHANGGTLFLDEVESMPINLQIKLLRVLQERTLERLGSNQSIPVDCRVIAATKADLDSMGQSGQFRSDLYYRLNVVTLELPPLRERREDITQLFEHFLQQSALRFDREAPMLDSQILSRLMAHDWPGNVRELRNVAERYALGLPAFKKGPSGGASQGLGFAEAVEAFERNLLSDALQRTGGNLSQASQELGMAKTTLFDKVKKYGLG; via the coding sequence CTGCTCGGCTGCCAGCAGGCACTGGCCCTGGAGGACATCGCCTGCGAGGGCGTGGGCAGCGCCGAGCAAGCGCTGGAACGCATCGGCGACGATTTCGCCGGCATCGTCGTCAGCGATATCCGCCTGCCGGGCATCGATGGCCTGGAACTGCTCAACCGCCTGAAGGCCCGCGACCGCAGCCTGCCGGTGGTGTTGATTACCGGTCACGGTGACATCGACATGGCGGTCGGCGCCATGCGCAATGGCGCCTACGACTTCATGGAAAAACCGTTCTCCCCCGAACGCCTGGTCGACGTGGTGCGCCGCGCCCTCGAACATCGCGGGCTGTCACGCGAGGTGGTGGCCCTGCGCCGTCAACTGGCCGAGCAGAGCAGCCTGGAGGGGCGCATCATTGGTCGTTCGCCGGCCATGGAACACTTGCGCGAACTGATCGCCAACGTCGCCGATACCTCGGCCAACGTGCTGATCGAAGGCGAGACCGGAACCGGCAAGGAGCTGGTCGCCCGCTGCCTGCACGATTTCAGCCGGCGCCAGGGCCAGCCCTTTGTAGCGCTGAACTGTGGCGGCCTGCCGGAAAACCTGTTCGAGAGCGAGATTTTCGGCCACGAGGCCAACGCCTTCACTGGCGCCGGCAAACGCCGTATCGGCAAGATCGAACACGCCAACGGAGGCACGCTGTTCCTCGATGAAGTGGAAAGCATGCCGATCAACCTGCAGATCAAGCTGCTGCGCGTACTGCAGGAACGCACGCTGGAGCGGCTGGGCTCGAACCAGAGCATCCCGGTGGACTGCCGGGTGATTGCAGCGACCAAGGCCGACCTCGATAGCATGGGCCAGAGCGGCCAGTTCCGCAGCGACCTGTACTACCGGCTGAACGTGGTAACCCTGGAGCTGCCTCCCCTGCGCGAGCGCCGTGAAGACATCACGCAGTTGTTCGAACACTTCCTCCAGCAGTCAGCCCTGCGCTTCGACCGTGAAGCACCGATGCTGGACAGCCAGATCCTGTCACGCCTGATGGCCCACGACTGGCCGGGCAACGTGCGCGAGTTGCGCAACGTGGCCGAACGCTATGCCCTGGGCCTGCCGGCGTTCAAAAAGGGCCCCAGCGGCGGTGCCAGCCAGGGCCTGGGCTTTGCCGAGGCAGTGGAAGCGTTCGAGCGCAACCTGCTCAGCGATGCATTGCAACGCACGGGCGGCAACCTGAGCCAGGCCAGCCAGGAGCTGGGCATGGCCAAGACCACGCTGTTCGACAAAGTGAAAAAGTACGGCCTCGGCTGA
- a CDS encoding GlpM family protein produces MDLVFKAALGAGVVLLLAVLSKTRNYYIAGLVPLFPTFALIAHYIVGKGRSIADLKATILFGMWSIIPYFVYLATLYVLVDRLRLETSMALATVAWLMAATVLVTLWVRMH; encoded by the coding sequence GTGGACCTGGTATTCAAAGCTGCGCTCGGTGCTGGCGTGGTGCTGCTGCTGGCGGTGCTGTCGAAAACGCGCAACTACTACATCGCAGGGCTGGTGCCGCTGTTTCCCACCTTTGCCCTGATTGCCCACTACATCGTTGGCAAGGGGCGCAGCATTGCCGACTTGAAGGCCACCATCCTGTTCGGCATGTGGTCGATCATTCCCTATTTCGTGTACCTGGCAACCCTGTATGTGCTGGTCGACCGCCTGCGCCTGGAGACGTCGATGGCCCTGGCCACGGTAGCGTGGCTGATGGCCGCGACCGTGCTGGTGACCTTGTGGGTGCGGATGCACTGA
- a CDS encoding alpha/beta fold hydrolase: protein MRAFWLFLFFMFSVPASFAEQHCDAHVPVQRAELGAVSLVYQSVGAQRDPALLLVMGLGGQLIHWPDDVVEALCRQGFRVIRYDNRDVGLSRWNQVPPSANLTVELLRYKLGLPVAAPYTLTDMADDGLRLMDALGVRQFHVLGVSMGGMIAQHLAAMAPERVRSLTLVMSSSGAAGLPAPAPALVQLLARRSAPNREVAIEQQADLLAALGSPEVRDDRAVLLRQAAVAYDRAFNPDGAKRQIMAILAEPSRVELLNQLRVPTLVVHGTADPLLPVMHGVHLAAHIQGSQLRLIPGLAHRFQEPFKAPLLGAVLPYLQAHRQEVTHIAGL, encoded by the coding sequence ATGCGGGCTTTTTGGCTTTTTCTTTTCTTCATGTTCAGCGTACCGGCGAGTTTCGCCGAACAGCATTGTGACGCCCATGTGCCGGTGCAGCGTGCCGAGCTGGGCGCCGTCAGCCTGGTGTACCAGAGCGTCGGGGCGCAGCGTGACCCGGCCTTGCTGCTGGTGATGGGCCTGGGCGGGCAGCTGATTCATTGGCCGGACGATGTGGTCGAGGCCCTGTGCCGCCAAGGCTTTCGGGTGATCCGCTATGACAACCGCGATGTCGGCCTGTCACGCTGGAACCAGGTGCCACCGTCGGCCAACCTGACGGTCGAGCTGTTGCGCTACAAGCTGGGCCTGCCGGTGGCGGCGCCCTATACGCTGACGGATATGGCCGATGACGGCTTGCGCCTGATGGACGCATTGGGTGTACGCCAGTTTCATGTCTTGGGCGTGAGCATGGGCGGCATGATCGCCCAGCATCTGGCAGCCATGGCCCCCGAGCGCGTGCGCAGCCTGACATTGGTCATGTCCAGTTCAGGGGCAGCGGGGCTGCCTGCGCCGGCCCCGGCGCTGGTGCAACTGCTGGCCCGGCGTAGCGCGCCGAACCGCGAAGTGGCCATCGAGCAGCAGGCCGACCTGCTGGCGGCTTTAGGCAGCCCCGAGGTGCGGGACGACCGCGCGGTATTGCTGCGCCAGGCGGCGGTCGCCTATGACCGGGCGTTCAACCCGGACGGGGCCAAGCGCCAGATCATGGCGATACTGGCTGAGCCCAGCCGCGTCGAGCTTTTGAACCAGCTTCGTGTGCCGACGCTGGTGGTGCATGGCACGGCCGACCCGTTGTTGCCGGTGATGCACGGCGTGCACCTGGCGGCGCATATCCAGGGCAGCCAGTTGCGCCTGATACCTGGGTTGGCGCACCGCTTTCAGGAGCCGTTCAAGGCGCCGCTGCTGGGGGCGGTATTGCCTTATTTGCAGGCGCACAGGCAAGAGGTCACGCACATCGCCGGGCTCTGA
- the metR gene encoding transcriptional regulator MetR — protein sequence MLEIRHLKTLHALREADSLVEAAERLHLTQSALSHQFKELEERLGLPLFVRKTKPIRFTSAGLRLLQLADATLPLLRGAERDIARLAGGTAGRLHMAIECHSCFQWLMPTIDQFRDAWPEVELDLASGFAFAPLPALARGDLDLVVTSDPVDLAGITYVPLFTYEAMLAVANQHPLASKPYMVPQDLLDQTLITYPVERDRLDIFTRFLEPADIEPAAVRTSELTVMMMQLVASGRGVCGMPHWALHEYSSRGYVKGKRLGEKGLFATLYAAVRTDMLDAPYMRDFLLTAKDTSFATLDGVSAVR from the coding sequence GTGCTGGAGATCCGCCACCTGAAAACCCTTCATGCCCTGCGCGAAGCCGACAGCCTGGTGGAGGCCGCCGAGCGCCTGCACCTGACCCAGTCGGCGCTATCGCACCAGTTCAAGGAACTGGAAGAACGCCTGGGCCTGCCCCTGTTCGTGCGCAAGACCAAGCCGATCCGCTTCACCAGTGCCGGGCTTCGCCTGCTGCAACTGGCCGATGCCACCCTGCCGCTGCTGCGCGGCGCCGAGCGCGACATCGCGCGCCTGGCCGGCGGCACTGCCGGGCGCCTGCACATGGCCATCGAATGCCATAGCTGCTTCCAGTGGCTGATGCCAACCATCGACCAGTTCCGCGACGCCTGGCCGGAGGTGGAGCTGGACCTGGCCTCCGGCTTTGCCTTCGCCCCATTGCCGGCCCTGGCCCGCGGCGACCTGGACCTGGTGGTGACCTCCGACCCGGTGGACCTGGCAGGCATCACGTATGTGCCACTGTTCACCTATGAGGCAATGCTGGCGGTGGCCAACCAGCACCCGCTGGCCAGCAAGCCTTACATGGTGCCGCAAGATCTGCTCGACCAGACGCTGATCACCTACCCGGTGGAGCGCGACCGCCTGGACATCTTCACCCGCTTCCTGGAGCCGGCCGACATCGAGCCGGCCGCCGTACGCACCTCGGAGCTGACGGTAATGATGATGCAGCTGGTAGCCAGCGGCCGCGGGGTATGCGGCATGCCGCACTGGGCACTGCACGAGTACAGCTCGCGCGGCTATGTGAAGGGCAAACGCCTGGGTGAGAAAGGCCTGTTCGCCACCCTTTATGCGGCCGTGCGCACCGACATGCTCGATGCGCCTTACATGCGCGACTTTTTGCTGACCGCCAAAGACACCTCGTTCGCCACCCTCGATGGGGTCAGCGCGGTGCGTTGA
- a CDS encoding NUDIX hydrolase yields the protein MPNIIRIAAALLIDPQGRTLLVRKRGTGAFMQPGGKIDAGETPVQALVRELNEELGLHIDPAQAVHLGQFSAPAANEPGFEVQAELFRVDSAAAVVPAAEIEEVVWLAADQAPVMPLAPLTRDLILPLYRQALNAPR from the coding sequence ATGCCGAACATAATCCGCATCGCCGCCGCCCTGCTGATCGACCCTCAGGGCCGAACCCTGCTGGTGCGCAAGCGCGGCACCGGGGCTTTCATGCAGCCAGGCGGCAAGATCGATGCCGGTGAAACGCCGGTGCAGGCACTGGTGCGCGAGTTGAACGAGGAGCTGGGCTTGCACATCGACCCGGCCCAGGCCGTGCACCTGGGCCAGTTCAGTGCCCCAGCCGCCAACGAGCCTGGCTTCGAAGTGCAGGCCGAGTTGTTTCGTGTCGACAGCGCCGCAGCCGTGGTCCCGGCTGCGGAGATCGAAGAGGTTGTCTGGCTGGCCGCTGACCAGGCGCCCGTCATGCCACTGGCGCCGCTGACCCGCGACCTGATCCTGCCGCTGTACCGCCAGGCGCTCAACGCACCGCGCTGA
- a CDS encoding DEAD/DEAH box helicase, with the protein MNLPAKHHPVLALFHPAVRTWFRRHFATVTEAQAQAWPLIHAGQSMLLAAPTGSGKTLSAFLAVLDELFREGLEHQGELPAQTQVIYVSPLKALSNDIRLNLQAPLEGISLALTDQGLNAPHITTAVRTGDTPQKERAAMRKLAPHILVTTPESLYVLMGSASGREGLANVHTVIVDEIHALAGNKRGAHLALTLERLQALCKRPLRRIGLSATQRPVERVAQFLVGSGRPCAIVDVGHARERDLAIEVPPVPLGAVMANDVWGLVYDRLATLAREHRTTLVFVNTRRLAERITRHLSDRLGKEAVAAHHGSLSKELRLGAEQRLKRGHLQVLVATASLELGIDIGDIDLVCQIASPGSIAAFLQRVGRAGHQVDGVPKGRLFATSRDDLIECVALLDCVRQGELDELHIPRAPLDVLAQQIVAEASNQDWHEQALFDCLRQATPYTELDQRHYQALLSMLAEGYNGRQGIRSAYLHRDAVSGTLRGRRGSQLTALTSGGTIPDNADYTVLLEPQALNIGSVNEDFAVESIAGDIFQLGNASYRILRVEAGRVRVEDAHGLPPTIPFWLGEAPGRSNELSAAVARLQARVDQQLAQADGDMVEVLAWLQATFELDEDSASQLLDYLARTREVLGALPSQDTLVMERFFDESGGTQLIIHSPYGSRINRAWGLALRKRFCRTFNFELQAAASEDAIVLSLSTSHSFALDEVWRYLNSRSAEQILVQAVLDAPLFGVRWRWNAGVAMALPRFVGGRKVAPQIQRMKSEDLVAAVFPDQIACLENIAGERQIPDHPLVEQTLDDCLHEAMDSEGWLALLRRMESGAVRLLCRDLPAPSPLASAILNARPYAFLDDAPLEERRTQAVLNRRWSEVHSGDDLGALDADAIAAVAAEAWPQPGNADEMHEALMGLGAISQAEVQGNASWDLLLRQLAKNGRALRLADEKLWLARERLGLLQSVYPDAVLEPALQMLPGFDQAPEPDLALTELLRARLSGHGPSTAPQIAAPLGKPLPAVEQALARLEAEGYVLRGHFSPGATDLQWCERHLLARIHRYTVKRLRREIEPVSLQDFMRFLFDWQHLAPDERLRGPQALAEVLGQLQGFPSAAGAWEAELLPSRIKDYSPHWLDDACRSGQFAWSRLAATLASSTLSSTPLVLLPRDQLNTWRSLAPAPTVDALGLRAQRVHEALKTEGALFFDELAHEARLLPSELETALQELVGSGLVGADSFTGLRSLITPAAKRSSRNSRRGHPPLSSSMAHAGRWALLRRSATPPDQDQRLEYIARTLLRRYGVICWRLLERESDVLPPWRELLRCYHRLEARGEIRGGRFIAGLAGEQFALPEAVGLLRQVRRRDPDGTLLVVSGNDPLNLTGSLLPGAKVPAVSGNRLLYRDGVPVAVRVAGRYSYLVEAPAQEQEIWRQKLLRDKH; encoded by the coding sequence ATGAACCTGCCCGCCAAACACCACCCGGTGCTCGCGCTGTTCCACCCTGCCGTGCGCACCTGGTTCCGTCGCCATTTCGCCACGGTCACTGAAGCCCAGGCACAGGCCTGGCCGCTGATCCATGCGGGCCAGTCGATGTTACTGGCCGCGCCGACCGGTTCGGGCAAAACCCTCAGTGCTTTCCTGGCGGTGCTCGACGAGCTGTTCCGTGAAGGCCTGGAGCACCAAGGTGAGCTGCCCGCGCAAACCCAGGTGATCTACGTTTCACCGCTGAAGGCCCTGTCGAATGATATTCGCCTGAACCTCCAGGCCCCGCTCGAAGGCATCAGCCTGGCCCTCACAGACCAGGGCCTGAACGCCCCACACATCACCACAGCCGTGCGCACGGGCGACACGCCACAAAAGGAACGTGCTGCCATGCGCAAGCTGGCCCCGCACATTCTGGTGACAACCCCCGAATCGCTGTACGTGTTGATGGGCTCGGCTTCGGGCCGTGAAGGCCTGGCCAACGTGCACACGGTAATCGTCGACGAAATTCACGCATTGGCCGGCAACAAGCGTGGCGCCCACCTGGCGCTTACCCTCGAACGCCTGCAAGCCTTGTGCAAACGGCCACTGCGGCGTATCGGCCTGTCCGCCACGCAACGCCCGGTCGAGCGGGTGGCACAGTTTCTGGTCGGTAGCGGGCGCCCCTGCGCCATCGTCGATGTAGGCCATGCGCGCGAACGCGATCTGGCCATCGAAGTGCCGCCGGTGCCACTTGGCGCGGTAATGGCCAACGATGTCTGGGGCCTGGTCTACGACCGCTTGGCCACCCTCGCCCGCGAACACCGCACCACGCTCGTATTCGTCAACACCCGGCGCCTTGCCGAGCGCATCACCCGTCACCTCAGCGACCGGCTGGGCAAGGAGGCGGTCGCCGCGCACCATGGCAGCCTGTCCAAGGAGCTGCGCCTGGGTGCAGAGCAGCGGCTCAAGCGCGGCCATTTGCAGGTGCTGGTCGCCACCGCTTCGCTGGAGCTGGGCATTGATATCGGCGATATCGACCTGGTGTGCCAGATCGCCTCGCCAGGTTCGATTGCCGCCTTCCTGCAACGGGTTGGCCGCGCCGGCCACCAGGTGGACGGCGTGCCCAAGGGGCGCCTGTTCGCCACCTCACGCGATGACCTGATCGAATGCGTGGCCCTGCTGGACTGCGTGCGCCAAGGCGAACTGGACGAGCTGCACATACCCCGGGCACCGCTGGACGTGCTGGCCCAGCAGATCGTGGCCGAAGCCAGTAACCAGGACTGGCACGAACAAGCCCTGTTCGACTGCTTGCGCCAGGCCACGCCCTACACCGAGCTCGACCAGCGCCACTACCAGGCGCTGCTCAGCATGCTCGCCGAGGGCTACAACGGCCGCCAGGGTATCCGCAGCGCCTATTTGCACCGCGATGCGGTCAGCGGCACCTTGCGCGGCCGTCGCGGCAGCCAACTGACGGCGTTGACCAGCGGCGGCACCATCCCTGACAACGCCGACTACACCGTACTGCTGGAACCACAGGCGCTGAACATTGGCAGCGTCAATGAAGACTTTGCCGTGGAGAGCATTGCCGGCGATATCTTCCAGCTGGGCAACGCCTCCTATCGCATTCTGCGCGTCGAGGCGGGCCGCGTACGGGTGGAAGATGCCCATGGCCTGCCGCCGACCATTCCGTTCTGGCTGGGTGAAGCGCCCGGGCGCAGCAACGAGCTGTCTGCCGCCGTGGCGCGGCTGCAGGCACGGGTCGACCAGCAACTGGCCCAGGCTGACGGCGACATGGTCGAGGTACTGGCATGGTTGCAGGCTACCTTCGAACTGGACGAAGACAGCGCCAGCCAGTTGCTCGACTACCTGGCCCGCACCCGCGAGGTGCTTGGCGCCCTGCCCTCGCAGGACACGCTGGTGATGGAGCGCTTTTTCGATGAGTCCGGCGGGACCCAGCTGATCATCCATTCGCCCTACGGCAGCCGCATCAACCGCGCGTGGGGCCTGGCCCTGCGCAAACGCTTCTGCCGCACCTTCAATTTCGAGCTGCAGGCTGCCGCCAGCGAAGATGCCATCGTGCTGTCGCTGTCGACCAGCCACAGTTTCGCGCTGGACGAGGTGTGGCGTTACCTCAATAGCCGCAGTGCCGAGCAGATCCTCGTCCAGGCGGTGCTGGATGCGCCGCTGTTTGGCGTACGCTGGCGCTGGAACGCCGGCGTTGCAATGGCCCTCCCGCGCTTCGTGGGCGGGCGCAAGGTCGCGCCACAGATCCAGCGCATGAAGAGCGAAGACTTGGTGGCCGCCGTGTTCCCAGACCAGATCGCCTGCCTGGAAAACATTGCCGGCGAGCGGCAGATACCCGACCACCCGCTGGTCGAACAAACCCTGGACGACTGCCTGCATGAGGCGATGGACAGCGAAGGTTGGCTGGCCCTGTTGCGACGCATGGAAAGCGGGGCGGTACGTCTGTTGTGCCGTGACCTGCCCGCGCCTTCGCCACTGGCCTCTGCCATTCTCAATGCCAGGCCGTACGCTTTTCTGGACGATGCCCCGCTGGAAGAACGGCGCACCCAGGCAGTACTCAACCGACGCTGGAGCGAAGTGCACAGTGGCGACGACCTGGGCGCGCTGGACGCTGATGCCATCGCCGCCGTCGCGGCAGAAGCCTGGCCACAGCCAGGCAATGCAGACGAAATGCACGAAGCGCTGATGGGCCTGGGCGCCATCAGCCAAGCTGAAGTGCAGGGCAATGCCAGCTGGGACCTGTTGCTCAGGCAACTGGCCAAAAATGGTCGGGCCTTGCGCCTGGCGGACGAAAAGCTGTGGTTGGCGCGTGAGCGACTGGGCCTGCTGCAGAGCGTGTATCCGGACGCTGTGCTGGAACCTGCCTTGCAGATGCTGCCTGGGTTCGATCAGGCCCCCGAGCCGGACCTTGCCCTGACTGAACTGTTACGTGCCCGTCTGAGTGGCCATGGCCCCAGCACCGCGCCACAGATAGCCGCACCGCTTGGCAAGCCGTTGCCAGCCGTCGAGCAGGCACTGGCCCGCCTGGAAGCTGAAGGCTATGTGCTGCGCGGGCATTTCAGCCCTGGTGCAACCGACCTGCAGTGGTGCGAACGCCATTTGCTGGCGCGCATTCATCGCTACACCGTGAAACGCCTGCGCCGGGAGATCGAACCGGTCAGCCTCCAGGACTTCATGCGCTTTCTGTTCGACTGGCAGCACTTGGCACCTGACGAGCGCTTGCGTGGTCCGCAGGCGCTGGCCGAAGTGCTGGGCCAGTTGCAGGGGTTTCCCAGCGCCGCCGGGGCGTGGGAGGCGGAACTGCTGCCTTCGCGCATCAAGGACTACAGCCCCCACTGGCTCGACGATGCCTGCCGCAGCGGCCAGTTTGCCTGGAGCCGGCTGGCGGCAACTTTGGCGAGCAGCACCCTATCAAGTACCCCACTGGTGCTGCTGCCGCGCGACCAGCTGAACACATGGCGCAGCCTGGCGCCCGCCCCAACGGTGGATGCCCTTGGCCTGCGTGCGCAACGTGTGCACGAAGCGCTTAAAACCGAGGGGGCGCTGTTCTTCGATGAACTGGCGCATGAGGCACGTCTGCTGCCCAGCGAACTGGAAACTGCGCTGCAGGAGCTGGTGGGTTCGGGCCTGGTCGGTGCGGACAGTTTCACCGGCTTACGCAGCCTGATCACCCCTGCAGCCAAGCGCAGCTCGCGTAACAGCCGCCGTGGCCACCCGCCGCTTTCCAGCAGCATGGCGCATGCCGGGCGCTGGGCACTGCTGCGCCGCAGCGCTACGCCACCGGATCAAGACCAGCGCCTGGAGTACATCGCCCGCACCCTGCTGCGCCGCTATGGCGTGATCTGCTGGCGGCTGCTGGAGCGCGAGAGTGATGTACTGCCGCCCTGGCGTGAACTGCTGCGCTGCTATCACCGGCTGGAGGCGCGTGGCGAGATCCGTGGTGGGCGCTTCATTGCCGGGCTGGCGGGTGAACAGTTCGCCTTGCCGGAGGCGGTGGGGTTGCTGCGGCAGGTGCGCCGCCGCGACCCGGACGGGACGTTGCTGGTAGTGAGTGGCAATGACCCGCTGAACCTGACCGGCTCGTTGCTGCCCGGGGCGAAAGTGCCAGCGGTGAGTGGTAACCGCTTGTTGTATCGCGACGGGGTACCGGTGGCGGTACGGGTGGCCGGGCGTTACTCGTATCTGGTCGAGGCGCCCGCACAAGAGCAGGAAATCTGGCGGCAGAAACTGCTGCGTGACAAGCACTGA